A genome region from uncultured Roseibium sp. includes the following:
- a CDS encoding caspase family protein, with product MNRMPARRTRPFIATCLLAGLVLLCALSDKALAGERLALVIGNADYGSKTLTPLKNPANDAALIADSLKSAGFAVDLVLNADLRTMKRSVRDFTDKLKQAGTGSIAAVYYSGHGFEAGGHNYLAPLKADLRDEVDAEFEALSVDWVLSAVEDAHDGANIVILDACRNTALKRSAGGTSGGFTLLSSTPRGSFISFATAPGSTATDGQGINSPYSAAIAREILVPGATIEAVFKRVRQQVVEATGGDQVPWDHSSLTTDIVLVPGGNQAGSNAVASGSGAGGAIQLELQFWNDVKDSNDTAEIQAYLDRFPQGSFAELARKRLDEVGNGGTGDIEKLFAKLQSRSLLVENPTRPHEFYANARLRELKGDYPKARQDYLKYFAFGEPQVDPHLRFQAVLKVQEGRAGAREVYRALSQGRRDPTTLFAEIMLEDRDERVRRLSAFIDAYPDFAPALYELSLDYSQVRLGQQSLADKTKELDLLKRFMTGVEDGHYLRYFIDQQMAAERVEDARTRLAALSLLNTTALANPVKIIPMRSNQGWMLNLSIADRTREIFVRLPGGDFRSTGFVNGAVDPSTGQPVPYPSFELPGTAGDTDIEVKYTDIRGETQGPFEVNFRPAAALVAGQKDILERLSNAWVSYRDWNGKRLVYFTQLISYRCAIDTVLYGIDTDAPDTAFEIGPCDPDNPHAIPSDGPGSVVYAAIPKPTGYISVQLSYADGTRSEVKRFDAPD from the coding sequence ATGAACAGGATGCCAGCCCGGCGGACACGCCCGTTCATTGCAACCTGTCTTCTTGCAGGTTTGGTCCTGTTATGCGCCCTGTCGGACAAGGCGCTCGCCGGTGAACGCCTCGCGCTCGTCATCGGCAACGCCGATTATGGCAGCAAGACGCTGACACCGCTCAAGAACCCGGCCAATGACGCGGCCCTGATCGCCGACAGCCTGAAATCCGCTGGCTTTGCCGTCGACCTTGTCCTGAATGCGGACCTGCGCACCATGAAGCGGTCCGTCCGCGATTTCACCGACAAGCTCAAGCAGGCCGGAACCGGATCGATCGCCGCTGTCTACTATTCCGGTCACGGCTTCGAGGCGGGCGGCCACAATTACCTCGCACCCCTGAAGGCCGACCTGCGTGACGAAGTCGACGCGGAATTCGAGGCCCTGTCGGTGGACTGGGTCCTGTCCGCCGTCGAAGACGCCCATGACGGCGCGAACATCGTCATTCTCGATGCCTGCCGCAACACCGCGCTCAAGCGGTCTGCGGGCGGCACCTCTGGCGGCTTTACGCTTCTGTCCAGCACACCTCGGGGAAGTTTCATTTCCTTCGCGACCGCGCCGGGCAGCACGGCCACCGACGGACAGGGCATCAACAGCCCCTACAGCGCTGCCATCGCCCGGGAAATTCTCGTACCCGGTGCCACCATCGAAGCCGTGTTCAAACGGGTGCGCCAGCAGGTGGTCGAGGCGACCGGCGGCGATCAGGTTCCCTGGGACCACTCGTCCCTGACCACCGATATCGTCCTGGTTCCCGGCGGCAATCAGGCCGGTAGCAACGCGGTTGCCAGTGGATCGGGAGCCGGCGGCGCCATCCAGCTTGAGCTGCAGTTCTGGAACGATGTGAAGGACAGCAACGACACGGCCGAGATCCAGGCCTATCTGGACCGGTTCCCGCAAGGATCCTTTGCCGAACTCGCCCGCAAGCGTCTGGATGAGGTCGGAAACGGCGGCACCGGCGATATCGAGAAGCTGTTCGCAAAGCTTCAGAGCCGATCCCTTCTGGTGGAGAACCCCACGCGGCCGCACGAATTTTACGCCAATGCGCGCCTGCGCGAACTCAAGGGCGACTATCCGAAAGCCCGACAGGATTACCTGAAGTATTTCGCTTTTGGCGAACCCCAGGTCGATCCGCATCTGCGCTTCCAGGCAGTCCTGAAGGTTCAGGAAGGCCGCGCCGGTGCGCGCGAGGTTTACAGGGCTCTGTCCCAGGGCCGGCGCGATCCGACCACCCTGTTTGCGGAAATCATGCTGGAGGATCGCGACGAGCGGGTGCGCCGCCTGAGCGCCTTCATCGACGCCTATCCCGATTTCGCACCGGCCCTTTACGAGCTCAGCCTGGATTATTCCCAGGTGCGGCTCGGCCAGCAGTCCCTGGCCGACAAGACCAAGGAGCTCGACCTTCTGAAGCGGTTCATGACCGGCGTCGAGGACGGTCACTATCTGCGCTATTTCATCGACCAGCAGATGGCGGCCGAACGTGTTGAGGATGCCAGGACCCGGTTGGCTGCCCTGTCGCTCCTGAACACGACGGCGCTCGCCAATCCGGTCAAGATCATCCCTATGCGCTCCAACCAGGGCTGGATGCTCAACCTGTCGATTGCCGACCGCACGCGGGAAATCTTCGTCCGCCTGCCCGGAGGGGATTTCCGCTCCACCGGTTTCGTCAACGGCGCGGTCGATCCGTCCACCGGCCAGCCGGTGCCCTATCCGTCGTTCGAACTCCCCGGAACGGCGGGAGACACGGATATCGAAGTGAAATACACGGATATTCGCGGTGAAACCCAAGGGCCTTTCGAGGTGAATTTCCGCCCCGCTGCCGCGCTGGTCGCCGGCCAGAAGGACATTCTGGAACGTCTGTCCAACGCCTGGGTCAGCTACCGCGACTGGAACGGCAAGCGGCTGGTCTATTTCACGCAGCTGATCAGCTATCGCTGCGCTATCGACACGGTGCTCTACGGCATCGATACGGATGCGCCCGACACGGCGTTCGAGATCGGGCCATGCGATCCGGATAATCCCCATGCGATTCCAAGCGACGGCCCCGGATCGGTCGTCTATGCGGCCATTCCCAAGCCCACAGGATACATTTCGGTTCAGCTTTCCTACGCGGACGGCACACGCTCCGAGGTGAAACGGTTCGATGCGCCCGACTGA
- a CDS encoding ATP-grasp domain-containing protein yields the protein MNKSKIKADIGRLLAGSPILRHGARIFLRIRTAIAPRTQPFVAVLSLGEVMHAYSAARGVKSLGRRVLLITDTPQLPEMVYSDAIILRNPLTDAEAVLAELEAFKLDGVLVSTDHVLLPLQDKIASRFDLISVGAETTVFNNDKLAWRNALAAEDVPQPRYSSDPAVFDGKACVRKPRLGHGSEDVVALKADDDKRPYAGEQYYFEEVMTGDQYDYEGIVRNGQVHIFARLFEKYREHNGTFVSQYYIFNMPIEPEIKAALDACALKTLAVAKVRHGAFHIEMRMNGNHAVPIDFANRMSSVERGVSFCINNDFARAHASCFVSDEHPLPVTETRPLFQYWCWTEDEFERASAIRDANTDRVFEARMVPHRMNGEQCFGMITFFHDDARQLLKMVESIAN from the coding sequence ATGAATAAAAGTAAAATAAAGGCTGATATTGGAAGGTTGCTCGCGGGGTCGCCAATTCTTCGCCACGGTGCCCGTATTTTTTTGCGTATCCGGACTGCAATCGCTCCACGCACCCAACCGTTCGTGGCCGTCCTGTCTTTGGGCGAAGTCATGCATGCCTATTCTGCTGCACGTGGTGTCAAGTCTCTTGGCCGACGCGTGCTTCTGATCACGGACACTCCACAGTTGCCGGAGATGGTTTACAGCGACGCCATTATCCTGCGGAATCCCCTGACGGATGCCGAGGCTGTTTTGGCGGAGCTGGAGGCCTTCAAGCTGGACGGTGTTCTGGTTTCGACCGATCACGTGCTGCTTCCGCTTCAGGATAAAATTGCAAGCCGCTTCGATTTGATTTCTGTCGGGGCGGAAACAACCGTCTTCAATAATGACAAACTGGCCTGGCGCAACGCTCTTGCAGCGGAGGACGTGCCCCAGCCCCGGTATTCATCCGACCCGGCCGTTTTTGATGGAAAAGCGTGTGTTCGCAAACCGCGTTTGGGTCACGGAAGCGAAGACGTCGTCGCACTGAAAGCTGATGACGATAAGCGGCCCTACGCCGGCGAACAATATTACTTCGAAGAAGTCATGACGGGGGATCAATACGATTACGAAGGTATCGTTCGAAACGGCCAAGTCCATATTTTCGCTCGGCTCTTTGAGAAATACCGGGAGCATAACGGGACTTTCGTTTCGCAATATTACATTTTCAATATGCCGATCGAGCCGGAAATCAAAGCGGCGCTGGACGCCTGCGCGCTGAAGACTTTGGCTGTCGCCAAGGTTCGCCATGGAGCTTTTCACATCGAGATGCGCATGAATGGCAATCATGCGGTCCCGATTGACTTCGCCAATCGAATGAGCTCGGTGGAGCGCGGAGTAAGCTTCTGCATCAACAATGACTTTGCAAGAGCCCACGCGAGCTGCTTTGTTTCCGACGAACACCCGCTTCCGGTTACCGAGACCCGTCCGCTTTTCCAGTACTGGTGCTGGACAGAGGACGAATTCGAGCGTGCATCAGCAATCCGTGACGCAAATACCGATCGTGTTTTCGAAGCAAGAATGGTTCCGCACCGAATGAATGGCGAACAGTGTTTCGGAATGATCACGTTCTTTCATGACGATGCCCGGCAATTGCTCAAGATGGTCGAGAGCATCGCAAACTAA
- a CDS encoding acetamidase/formamidase family protein: MCMNCKTASYTIHAAQHHFGWDNSIAPVETVAPGTVLEFECMDSSAGQLTSDSTASDLAAMDPGKVNPVTGPIHVDGAEPGDALVVKIHQYKPSGFGWTANIPGFGLLADQFKDPALHIWSYDRDNPVMAAFSPFGRVPLKPFAGTIGVAPAEAGRHSVIPPRRVGGNMDIRDLAAGTTLYLPVEVAGALFSIGDTHAAQGDGEVCGTAIESPMNVVLEFDLMKGADLKMPRFETPGPVTRHLDVKGYEVTTGIGENLFEGAQAAVSNMIDLLCSRHDYNPVDAYMLCSVCGDLRISEIVDAPNWVVSFYFPKVVLD, translated from the coding sequence ATGTGCATGAATTGCAAAACCGCGAGCTACACGATCCATGCGGCACAGCATCACTTCGGTTGGGACAATTCCATTGCCCCTGTCGAAACGGTGGCTCCGGGTACGGTGCTCGAATTCGAATGCATGGACAGTTCCGCCGGCCAGCTGACTTCTGACAGCACCGCGAGCGACCTTGCCGCCATGGACCCGGGCAAGGTCAATCCGGTGACCGGCCCGATCCATGTGGACGGGGCCGAGCCGGGCGATGCGCTCGTGGTGAAGATTCATCAGTACAAACCCTCCGGTTTCGGCTGGACCGCGAACATCCCCGGCTTTGGCCTGCTGGCGGACCAGTTCAAGGACCCGGCGCTGCATATCTGGTCCTATGACAGGGACAATCCCGTGATGGCAGCCTTCTCTCCATTTGGAAGGGTCCCGCTCAAGCCGTTCGCGGGCACCATCGGCGTTGCGCCGGCGGAAGCTGGGCGCCATTCCGTCATCCCGCCGCGCCGTGTCGGCGGCAATATGGATATCCGCGACCTGGCCGCCGGGACGACCCTTTATCTGCCCGTGGAGGTGGCCGGAGCGCTGTTTTCCATCGGCGACACGCACGCGGCCCAGGGCGACGGCGAGGTCTGCGGCACGGCCATCGAAAGCCCGATGAACGTGGTGCTGGAATTCGATCTGATGAAGGGCGCGGATCTGAAAATGCCGCGTTTTGAGACGCCCGGCCCGGTCACCCGCCATCTCGACGTGAAGGGGTATGAGGTCACGACGGGTATCGGCGAAAACCTGTTTGAAGGTGCGCAGGCGGCTGTGTCCAACATGATAGACCTCCTGTGCTCCCGTCACGATTACAACCCGGTCGACGCCTATATGCTCTGCTCGGTCTGCGGCGATCTCAGAATTTCAGAAATCGTCGATGCCCCGAACTGGGTCGTTTCCTTCTATTTCCCGAAGGTCGTTCTGGATTGA
- a CDS encoding adenylate/guanylate cyclase domain-containing protein: protein MRPTDLAVAHTEKRQDRTARVTQAPPYAPRAAGPWRRLAIAIIASLLAVAIALPLATRLDPVIGDLLLFRFADVSATKRDDIVIVTLTEDTLAQFPYRSPIDRGFLADLIGTLDAAGPKAIGLDILLDSPSDPDKDHRLFEAIDRASSPVILAVAKGAVLLTDRQSAYLQEAVANRKHGSVILQRDDTDGILRHLPQPGDRNGEPVRTFSGALAEAGTGPKPVTGRILYHPPEQDGAPAFPRYPAQTVAFLPPDWFADKFVLIGTDLPNIDRHPTPLVSIAGSAAGTLPGIVIHAHILAQVLSGRMIATLSLTQTLLLMVAAALAVALLFGRTRRPGRFAVFLGLAIVVYAFGVWLLVSNDILMPPVLGPPAAALVCAFLLAVVRWRADRSERAFLKTAFSRYVSPAVVKRLSSGDISLALGGQKRTVTYLFTDLEGFTTLSETLPPDQVAELLNGYLDRMCDLMTEHGATIDKIIGDAVVGFFGAPEEMPDQSTRAVNLAMALDAACEEYRADAVRRGIPLGATRIGVHRGDAVIGNFGGRRFFDYTGIGDTVNTAARLEGANRYLGTRICISRNVVEDCDTVAFRPVGDIVLKGRAAPLTCYEPFPAEDASTPWMTSYLEAYRHMTDGSVQAIAEFEQTAKLNPEDGPTQLHLKRLKEGACGAKVVFSEK from the coding sequence ATGCGCCCGACTGATCTTGCGGTCGCACACACCGAAAAGCGGCAAGACCGCACGGCGCGTGTGACGCAGGCCCCTCCTTATGCTCCGCGCGCGGCCGGCCCGTGGCGGCGGTTGGCGATTGCGATCATCGCCAGTCTTTTGGCCGTGGCGATTGCCCTGCCGCTTGCGACCCGGCTCGATCCGGTGATCGGCGATCTGCTGCTGTTCCGCTTTGCCGACGTCAGCGCGACCAAGCGCGATGACATCGTGATCGTAACCCTCACCGAAGACACGCTTGCCCAGTTCCCCTACCGCTCGCCCATCGACCGTGGGTTCCTCGCGGATCTGATCGGCACACTTGACGCGGCCGGTCCGAAGGCCATCGGGCTCGACATCCTGCTCGACAGTCCGAGTGATCCGGACAAGGACCACCGGTTGTTCGAAGCGATCGACCGGGCATCCAGCCCCGTGATCCTCGCGGTGGCGAAGGGGGCGGTGCTGCTGACGGACCGGCAGTCCGCCTATCTGCAGGAGGCGGTCGCGAACCGCAAGCATGGCTCCGTCATCCTCCAGCGTGACGATACCGACGGTATCCTGCGCCATCTGCCGCAGCCCGGTGACCGGAACGGCGAGCCGGTGCGGACGTTCTCGGGCGCCCTGGCCGAAGCCGGCACCGGGCCGAAGCCCGTAACCGGACGGATCCTCTATCATCCGCCGGAACAGGACGGCGCGCCGGCGTTTCCAAGATATCCGGCGCAAACCGTCGCGTTTCTGCCGCCGGACTGGTTTGCGGACAAGTTCGTTCTGATCGGCACCGACCTGCCGAATATCGATCGGCACCCGACGCCCCTGGTCTCCATTGCCGGCTCGGCCGCAGGGACCCTGCCCGGGATCGTCATCCACGCCCATATTCTGGCACAGGTCCTGTCCGGCCGTATGATCGCCACTCTGTCCCTGACACAAACACTGCTCCTCATGGTCGCCGCCGCCCTTGCCGTTGCGCTGCTATTCGGCCGCACGCGGCGGCCCGGCCGGTTCGCCGTTTTCCTTGGTCTCGCCATTGTCGTTTATGCGTTCGGTGTCTGGCTTCTCGTCAGCAACGACATCCTCATGCCGCCGGTCCTCGGACCGCCGGCCGCGGCCCTCGTCTGCGCTTTCCTGCTCGCGGTCGTGCGCTGGCGGGCGGACCGGTCGGAGCGGGCCTTCCTGAAGACGGCCTTCTCCCGGTATGTCAGCCCCGCCGTCGTCAAGCGGCTGTCCAGCGGCGATATCAGCCTGGCGCTCGGAGGCCAGAAGCGGACGGTGACCTATCTTTTCACCGACCTGGAAGGTTTCACGACCCTGTCGGAAACCTTGCCGCCGGACCAGGTCGCGGAACTCCTGAACGGGTATCTCGACCGGATGTGCGATCTGATGACCGAACACGGGGCAACGATCGACAAGATCATCGGCGATGCCGTCGTCGGGTTTTTCGGGGCTCCGGAAGAAATGCCCGATCAGTCGACACGCGCGGTGAACCTCGCCATGGCGCTGGATGCCGCCTGCGAGGAATACCGAGCGGACGCGGTGCGCCGGGGCATCCCGCTCGGGGCGACGCGCATCGGGGTCCACCGCGGCGACGCGGTGATCGGGAATTTCGGCGGCCGGCGCTTTTTCGATTACACGGGCATTGGCGACACGGTGAATACGGCGGCGCGGCTGGAAGGCGCGAACCGCTATCTCGGAACCCGGATCTGTATCAGCCGGAACGTGGTGGAAGACTGCGACACTGTCGCCTTCCGGCCGGTCGGCGATATCGTCCTGAAGGGGCGCGCGGCGCCGCTGACCTGCTACGAGCCGTTCCCGGCCGAGGACGCCTCGACGCCCTGGATGACATCCTATCTGGAGGCGTACCGGCACATGACGGACGGCAGCGTCCAAGCCATCGCGGAATTCGAACAGACAGCGAAACTCAACCCCGAAGACGGGCCGACACAATTGCATCTTAAGCGTCTGAAGGAGGGCGCCTGCGGAGCAAAAGTGGTCTTTTCGGAAAAATAA